From Enterococcus mundtii, the proteins below share one genomic window:
- the obgE gene encoding GTPase ObgE: MSMFLDQVTIDVKAGKGGDGMVAFRREKYVPDGGPAGGDGGQGGDVILVVDEGLRTLMDFRFNRHFKAQPGENGMSKGMHGRGSDDTYVKVPQGTTVRDAETGALLGDLIEDGQTLVVAKGGRGGRGNIRFASPRNPAPEIAENGEPGQERKIELELKVLADVGLVGFPSVGKSTLLSVISSARPKIGAYHFTTLVPNLGMVTTSDGRSFAAADLPGLIEGASQGVGLGTQFLRHIERTRVILHVIDMSGMEGRDPYEDYLAINHELSSHNLRLLERPQIIVANKMDMPDAEENLVKFKEQLNKNKEDEFADDIPVFPISGVTRKGLDALLNATADLLEVTPEFPLYEEEIEEETVHYGFNPEGPEFTIDREPDATWVLSGEKIEKLFQMTNFDHDETVMRFARQLRGMGVDEALRARGAKDGDLVRIGEFEFEFVE; this comes from the coding sequence ATGTCCATGTTTTTAGATCAAGTAACAATCGACGTGAAGGCTGGTAAAGGCGGAGACGGGATGGTTGCGTTTCGTAGAGAAAAATATGTACCTGATGGAGGACCGGCTGGTGGTGATGGCGGTCAAGGAGGCGATGTGATCTTAGTCGTTGATGAAGGCTTACGTACGTTGATGGACTTCCGTTTCAATCGTCACTTTAAGGCTCAGCCCGGTGAAAATGGCATGAGTAAGGGAATGCATGGACGTGGTTCTGATGATACGTATGTCAAAGTCCCTCAAGGAACAACTGTACGTGATGCAGAAACAGGGGCACTCTTAGGAGATTTGATTGAAGATGGCCAGACTTTAGTAGTAGCAAAAGGTGGCCGCGGCGGTCGCGGAAATATCCGTTTTGCTTCTCCAAGAAACCCTGCGCCGGAAATCGCTGAAAACGGCGAACCTGGTCAAGAACGTAAAATCGAATTAGAATTAAAAGTACTAGCAGACGTAGGTCTTGTTGGGTTTCCATCGGTTGGAAAATCGACTTTGCTTTCTGTGATCTCTTCGGCAAGACCAAAAATCGGTGCGTATCACTTTACTACCCTTGTGCCAAATCTAGGAATGGTCACTACAAGTGACGGACGTAGTTTTGCGGCGGCGGATCTTCCAGGACTGATCGAAGGAGCTTCACAAGGCGTCGGATTAGGCACACAATTTTTGCGTCATATCGAGCGAACTCGTGTCATTTTGCATGTGATCGATATGAGTGGAATGGAAGGGCGCGATCCTTACGAAGATTACTTGGCGATCAACCATGAGTTGTCTTCTCATAACTTGCGCTTGCTAGAACGTCCACAGATCATTGTAGCAAATAAGATGGATATGCCAGATGCAGAAGAAAATCTAGTGAAATTCAAAGAACAACTAAATAAAAACAAAGAAGATGAATTTGCCGATGACATCCCAGTATTCCCGATTTCTGGCGTGACTCGTAAAGGACTGGATGCCTTACTGAATGCGACAGCTGATCTATTGGAAGTAACACCAGAATTCCCATTGTATGAGGAAGAGATCGAAGAAGAAACCGTTCATTATGGCTTCAATCCAGAAGGTCCTGAATTTACGATCGATCGTGAACCAGATGCGACATGGGTATTGTCAGGTGAGAAGATCGAGAAGTTATTCCAAATGACTAACTTTGACCACGATGAAACGGTGATGCGTTTTGCTCGCCAATTACGTGGGATGGGTGTCGATGAAGCCTTGCGTGCCAGAGGTGCAAAAGATGGTGACTTGGTGCGTATTGGTGAGTTTGAGTTTGAATTTGTCGAATAG
- a CDS encoding alpha/beta hydrolase: protein MKLWIKILIGVTLLVTVVLVFAGNYFYNYAVVPSEKDFLEGDTPGTTKTNEESSAQSWFANPENRKEWQQTSADGLKLSAIYLPATDSHKTAIVAHGYMGNAETMANYAKMFHDLGYNVLVPDARGHGKSEGDYIGFGWHERKDYVKWIDQVLETNGQSEEIVLYGISMGAATVMMTSGEPLPTNVKAIIEDCGYSSVNEELAYQLNELFSLPPFPLIQVTSLMTKIRAGYFFGEADAIKQLEKNQLPMLFIHGDADTFVPYEMLDKVYQATNGPKEKYIVPGAEHAKAYSIDPENYQKTVSSFLEKYVK, encoded by the coding sequence ATGAAACTTTGGATCAAAATTTTAATCGGCGTGACATTACTCGTGACAGTCGTATTAGTCTTTGCGGGTAATTATTTTTATAACTATGCCGTTGTTCCTTCAGAAAAAGACTTTTTAGAAGGCGATACTCCTGGCACAACAAAAACAAATGAAGAATCGAGTGCACAATCTTGGTTTGCGAATCCTGAAAATCGTAAAGAATGGCAACAGACATCTGCGGATGGATTGAAGTTATCAGCCATTTATCTACCAGCAACAGACAGTCATAAAACAGCGATCGTGGCTCATGGATATATGGGAAATGCGGAAACGATGGCAAATTACGCAAAGATGTTCCATGATCTTGGCTATAACGTATTAGTCCCTGATGCCCGCGGCCACGGAAAAAGCGAAGGGGATTATATCGGCTTTGGCTGGCACGAACGGAAAGATTATGTGAAATGGATCGATCAAGTGCTTGAAACAAACGGTCAATCTGAAGAAATCGTTTTATACGGTATTAGTATGGGGGCAGCTACTGTGATGATGACTAGCGGAGAACCATTGCCTACAAATGTTAAAGCGATCATCGAAGATTGTGGCTATTCCTCTGTTAACGAAGAATTGGCTTATCAGCTTAATGAATTATTTAGCTTACCACCGTTCCCATTGATCCAAGTAACTAGCTTGATGACAAAAATCAGAGCCGGCTATTTCTTTGGAGAAGCTGATGCAATCAAACAATTAGAAAAAAACCAATTACCGATGCTGTTTATCCATGGGGATGCGGATACATTTGTTCCTTACGAAATGTTGGACAAAGTCTACCAAGCGACGAACGGACCAAAAGAAAAATATATCGTCCCAGGAGCAGAGCATGCCAAAGCATATTCGATCGATCCTGAGAATTATCAAAAGACTGTAAGTAGTTTCCTAGAAAAATATGTAAAATAA
- the recJ gene encoding single-stranded-DNA-specific exonuclease RecJ, producing MRRANFDWKVNETTPSESFIQIIKQQQLSPLIGQLLWQRGYREEESIHQFLHPKEQKLYDPYLMFDMDKAISRIQEAVINGEQILVYGDYDADGITSATVMKETLELLGAQVEVFLPNRFEHGYGPNLTVYQEKIAAGTQLIVTVDNGVAGHEAIAYAQQQGVDVIVTDHHELPSELPAAYAIIHPRHPQGNYPFGELAGVGVAFKVATALLEEPPAEFLDLVAIGTIADLVSMTDENRTLVALGLEAIRHTERVGLQALFAKSSVRANEADETMIGFSIAPRLNAIGRMGDPNPAVELLATFDESQAQTLAEQLQTVNEERKAIVEQITSEALAMINDENQIHLLVHPGWHEGVLGIVAGKIMNQTGKPTIVLDIKDQTIAKGSGRSIEALNLFDMLNEMRELFTFFGGHHAAVGLTMPTENIPQLQDRMNAYIEEKKIDLSKGPVLAIDEIVSPKDVTVEQIAALKLLAPFGTDNPVPNFLFKQVAVQNVKRIGSNQQHLKLSLVDDDSQLDAVAFGFGPQENEFVDDSLDIVGQLSINEWNGRKKPQLMVSDFAVEGLQVFDWRAKRYRTLANEIESPFYLAFDEASIKELNESIQKHIILGTDKEMIQSWIQENDPKALVVIDCPTNLTDLKEILSFGAFSRVYFLGISVDEAYLNGVGTREQYARLFKLIHAQERIDIRHKLGAMANYLKIPQKLLIFMIQVFFELKFVTINNGVLEKVADPASHPLTASDRYQKRLKKIKSEEFLLLSDIPTIKKWLTT from the coding sequence GTGAGACGAGCAAATTTTGATTGGAAGGTCAATGAAACAACACCTTCTGAATCTTTTATCCAAATAATCAAACAGCAGCAATTGTCTCCTTTGATCGGGCAATTACTGTGGCAAAGAGGATACCGAGAGGAAGAAAGTATCCATCAGTTTTTACATCCAAAAGAACAAAAACTCTATGATCCTTATTTGATGTTTGACATGGACAAGGCAATCAGCCGTATCCAAGAAGCGGTGATCAACGGCGAGCAGATCTTAGTTTATGGAGATTACGATGCAGATGGTATCACCAGTGCGACCGTCATGAAAGAAACGTTAGAGTTGCTAGGTGCTCAAGTTGAAGTCTTTTTACCTAATCGATTTGAACATGGGTATGGACCTAATCTAACCGTTTATCAAGAGAAAATAGCTGCAGGTACCCAATTGATCGTGACTGTCGATAATGGTGTAGCTGGGCATGAAGCAATTGCTTATGCACAACAGCAGGGAGTAGATGTGATCGTGACAGATCATCATGAGTTGCCTAGTGAATTACCGGCGGCTTATGCAATCATCCATCCCCGCCATCCACAAGGCAATTATCCTTTTGGAGAATTAGCGGGTGTCGGTGTCGCATTTAAAGTAGCGACCGCTTTGTTGGAAGAACCACCAGCAGAATTTTTAGATTTAGTCGCAATTGGAACAATCGCTGACCTTGTCTCTATGACTGATGAGAATCGGACGCTAGTGGCGTTAGGCTTAGAGGCAATTCGTCATACCGAGCGAGTAGGCTTACAGGCACTGTTTGCGAAAAGTAGTGTACGTGCGAATGAAGCGGATGAAACGATGATCGGTTTTTCGATTGCCCCGCGTTTGAATGCCATCGGCCGGATGGGAGACCCTAATCCAGCGGTTGAATTACTAGCCACATTCGACGAAAGTCAAGCTCAGACATTAGCCGAGCAGTTACAAACGGTCAATGAAGAACGTAAAGCGATCGTTGAGCAAATCACCTCAGAAGCATTGGCGATGATCAATGACGAGAACCAGATCCATTTGTTAGTACATCCAGGCTGGCATGAAGGCGTACTAGGGATCGTCGCTGGAAAAATCATGAACCAAACAGGTAAACCGACAATCGTTCTAGACATCAAAGACCAGACCATTGCAAAAGGATCAGGTCGAAGTATCGAAGCGTTGAATCTTTTCGATATGCTGAATGAGATGCGTGAATTGTTTACATTTTTTGGCGGCCATCACGCAGCAGTCGGATTAACAATGCCAACGGAGAATATCCCTCAGTTACAAGACCGGATGAATGCCTATATAGAAGAAAAGAAAATTGACTTGTCCAAAGGTCCTGTGTTGGCGATCGATGAAATCGTCTCCCCAAAGGATGTAACGGTCGAACAAATCGCTGCATTGAAATTACTGGCACCATTCGGAACAGATAATCCTGTACCTAACTTCTTATTCAAACAGGTTGCTGTCCAAAATGTAAAACGAATCGGTTCGAACCAACAGCACTTGAAGCTTTCTTTAGTGGATGATGATAGTCAATTAGATGCTGTCGCGTTTGGTTTTGGTCCACAAGAAAACGAATTTGTAGATGATTCACTTGATATTGTCGGACAATTATCGATCAATGAATGGAATGGGCGTAAAAAACCGCAGCTGATGGTTTCTGACTTTGCAGTAGAAGGATTGCAAGTATTTGATTGGCGGGCGAAACGTTACCGAACATTAGCAAATGAAATCGAAAGTCCGTTCTATTTAGCGTTTGATGAAGCATCGATCAAAGAACTAAATGAGTCGATACAAAAACACATCATTCTTGGGACAGATAAAGAAATGATTCAATCATGGATTCAGGAAAATGACCCAAAAGCATTAGTAGTGATCGATTGTCCAACGAATCTGACCGACTTGAAAGAGATCTTATCTTTTGGGGCATTTAGTCGAGTTTACTTCTTAGGTATTTCTGTTGATGAAGCATACTTGAACGGTGTAGGAACAAGAGAACAATATGCACGACTCTTCAAATTGATCCATGCGCAAGAACGGATCGATATCCGACATAAATTAGGTGCAATGGCCAACTATTTAAAAATCCCACAAAAATTATTAATTTTTATGATACAGGTGTTTTTTGAGTTGAAGTTTGTTACAATAAACAATGGTGTTTTGGAGAAAGTCGCAGATCCGGCGAGTCATCCTTTGACTGCAAGTGACCGCTATCAGAAGCGATTGAAAAAAATCAAATCAGAGGAATTCTTACTATTAAGTGACATTCCCACAATAAAAAAATGGTTAACAACCTAG
- a CDS encoding DUF871 domain-containing protein: MGKLGISIYPERSTFEKDKEYLDLAHKYGFKRVFTSLLQIADDKEKVLADFKKVVDYANQLEMEVMVDINPALFEQLEISYDDLSFFDEMGADGIRLDIGFTGAEEAKMTRNPYNIKIEINMSSGTNYVDNIMSYSPNTDNLLGSHNFYPHRYSGLGYDHFVACSEKFRKYNLNTMAFVNSQTADFGPWPTQDGLCSLEDHRDLEIATQVKHLMLTGLIDDISVGNAYASEEELRAMSEAFFASYPTLKVDVAEDITEDERICLFDNLHSYRGDRSEYILRSTMTRIYYKDKPFPAHNTKDMTRGDVLIDNVGYGQYKGETQIALKEMKNDGRVNVVGRISDDELFLLDFLKPWSNFKLIESK, encoded by the coding sequence ATGGGAAAATTAGGAATTTCAATTTATCCAGAACGTTCAACGTTTGAAAAGGACAAAGAATATTTAGATTTAGCACATAAATACGGATTTAAACGTGTATTCACAAGTTTATTACAAATTGCAGACGATAAAGAAAAAGTCTTAGCAGACTTTAAAAAAGTCGTCGATTATGCCAATCAATTAGAGATGGAAGTCATGGTGGATATCAATCCAGCGTTATTTGAACAGTTAGAGATCTCATATGATGATCTATCGTTCTTCGATGAGATGGGCGCCGACGGCATTCGTTTGGACATTGGATTTACTGGAGCAGAAGAAGCAAAAATGACTCGGAATCCATACAATATCAAAATCGAGATCAACATGAGTTCAGGCACGAATTATGTTGACAATATCATGAGTTATTCGCCGAACACAGATAACTTACTAGGTTCACATAACTTTTACCCTCATCGTTATTCTGGTTTAGGCTATGATCATTTTGTCGCTTGTTCGGAGAAATTCCGCAAATATAATTTGAATACGATGGCATTCGTAAATTCACAAACAGCTGACTTTGGCCCATGGCCGACGCAAGACGGACTTTGCTCATTAGAAGACCATCGTGATCTTGAAATCGCGACGCAAGTCAAACACTTGATGTTGACAGGTTTGATCGATGATATCTCTGTAGGAAATGCTTATGCGAGTGAAGAGGAATTACGTGCAATGTCTGAAGCTTTCTTTGCAAGCTATCCTACATTAAAAGTTGATGTAGCAGAAGATATCACAGAAGATGAACGTATTTGTCTATTCGATAATCTTCATAGTTATCGTGGAGATCGCTCAGAGTATATCTTGCGTTCAACGATGACACGCATCTATTACAAAGACAAACCATTCCCAGCGCATAATACGAAAGATATGACCCGTGGGGATGTATTGATCGATAACGTTGGTTACGGACAATATAAAGGTGAAACACAAATTGCTTTAAAAGAAATGAAGAATGATGGACGAGTGAATGTCGTCGGACGTATCTCAGACGATGAGTTATTCTTACTTGATTTCTTGAAACCATGGTCAAACTTCAAGTTGATCGAAAGTAAATAA
- a CDS encoding adenine phosphoribosyltransferase codes for MDLKNYIASIPDYPSKGIIFRDISPLMADGDAYREATKQIVDYAKEKRIDMVVGPEARGFIVGCPVAYELGVGFAPVRKKGKLPRETIEVTYGLEYGTDTLTLHKDAIQPGQRVLICDDLLATGGTIKATIELIEELGGVVVGCAFLIELMDLHGRDKIEGYDMITLMEY; via the coding sequence GTGGATTTAAAAAATTATATTGCTAGTATTCCTGACTATCCGTCAAAAGGAATTATATTTAGAGATATCTCGCCATTGATGGCTGATGGAGATGCTTATCGGGAAGCAACGAAGCAAATCGTTGATTATGCGAAGGAAAAACGTATCGATATGGTCGTTGGACCAGAAGCGCGCGGATTTATCGTAGGTTGTCCAGTAGCTTATGAATTAGGTGTGGGCTTTGCTCCTGTTCGTAAGAAAGGAAAATTACCTCGTGAAACGATCGAAGTCACTTACGGACTTGAATACGGTACAGATACCTTGACGCTGCACAAAGATGCAATTCAACCAGGACAAAGAGTCTTGATCTGTGATGACTTATTAGCAACAGGTGGAACGATCAAAGCAACAATCGAATTGATCGAAGAACTTGGCGGAGTTGTTGTTGGTTGTGCCTTTTTGATCGAGTTGATGGACTTGCATGGTCGTGACAAAATCGAAGGCTACGACATGATTACTTTGATGGAGTATTAA
- the fabZ gene encoding 3-hydroxyacyl-ACP dehydratase FabZ has translation MSYALSATEVMDLIPNRYPICYIDYVDSIDSGKKIIATKNVTINEDFFQGHFPDNPVMPGALILETLAQAGSILILKSEEFLGKRAYIGGINKAKFRQKVVPGDVMKCHFEIIKMKGPVGTAISEAFVDDTKVCECEFTFIVNEQA, from the coding sequence ATGTCATACGCATTATCAGCAACGGAAGTAATGGATCTTATTCCAAACCGTTACCCAATTTGTTACATCGATTACGTGGATTCGATCGATTCAGGAAAGAAGATCATTGCAACAAAAAATGTAACGATCAATGAAGATTTTTTCCAAGGGCATTTCCCTGACAATCCGGTCATGCCAGGAGCGTTGATCCTAGAAACCCTTGCACAAGCAGGTTCGATCTTGATTTTAAAATCAGAAGAGTTCCTAGGGAAACGTGCGTATATCGGTGGGATCAACAAAGCAAAATTCCGCCAAAAAGTCGTTCCTGGGGATGTGATGAAGTGTCATTTTGAGATCATCAAAATGAAAGGACCTGTAGGGACTGCGATTTCTGAAGCTTTTGTTGACGATACAAAAGTGTGTGAATGTGAATTTACATTTATCGTCAATGAGCAAGCATAA
- a CDS encoding SDR family NAD(P)-dependent oxidoreductase — MNLENKVVLVTGGSGGLGEQICYEAAKQGAIVVTCARRIQQIGEVKAVCQELSGKPAYAYQLDVSNPDSVDELYDKVMTEVGRVDILVNNAGFGIFEDFLSFDLGKAYDMFEVNVLGMMVLTQKFAIDMAERRQGHIINVASMAGKMATAKSTIYSATKFAVLGFSNALRLELKPLGVAVTTVNPGPIETEFFDKADPSGSYLEKVGHLVLDSTKLAQTIVRAMKHPKREINQPVLLEIASKFYALFPTIGDYFAGGIFNKK; from the coding sequence TTGAATTTAGAAAATAAAGTCGTATTAGTCACTGGTGGCTCTGGTGGTTTAGGTGAACAGATCTGTTATGAAGCAGCAAAACAAGGGGCAATCGTTGTAACATGTGCGAGAAGAATCCAACAAATCGGCGAAGTGAAGGCGGTTTGTCAAGAATTAAGTGGAAAACCAGCATACGCGTATCAACTAGATGTTAGTAATCCTGACAGTGTAGATGAATTGTACGACAAGGTGATGACTGAGGTCGGACGTGTCGATATCTTAGTCAATAATGCTGGATTTGGTATCTTTGAGGATTTCTTATCCTTTGACTTAGGAAAAGCCTACGATATGTTCGAGGTCAATGTCTTGGGGATGATGGTATTGACACAAAAATTTGCAATCGATATGGCAGAAAGACGTCAAGGACATATCATCAATGTGGCATCCATGGCAGGAAAAATGGCGACAGCTAAATCTACGATTTATTCTGCTACTAAATTTGCTGTTCTGGGCTTTTCCAATGCGTTACGTTTAGAGTTGAAACCACTAGGTGTTGCGGTCACGACGGTGAATCCTGGACCAATCGAAACGGAATTTTTTGATAAGGCTGATCCAAGTGGTAGTTATTTGGAAAAAGTCGGTCACTTAGTTTTGGATTCAACTAAATTAGCACAAACGATCGTGCGAGCGATGAAACACCCTAAACGTGAGATCAATCAGCCGGTATTGCTAGAAATCGCGTCTAAATTTTATGCACTTTTCCCAACCATTGGGGATTATTTTGCAGGTGGAATTTTTAATAAAAAGTAG
- the rnz gene encoding ribonuclease Z, giving the protein MELEFLGTGAGVPAKHRNVSSIALKLLDERNEVWLFDCGEGTQMQILRTNIRPRKIEKIFITHLHGDHIFGLPGLISSRSFQGGETPLEIYGPKGTEAFVRNALTISQTKLGYPLVFIDLSEDQAIFEDAHFSVYAKKLSHGIDSYGYRIVEHDHKGELQVDKLKELNIPAGPIYGKLKKGETVQLDNGQLINGRDFVGPDKKGRIVTILGDTRKTTNSVILAKNADVLVHESTFNKNEARMAHNYFHSTTHQAAEVAKEANVQRLLLTHISARYLGKATQELEQEAQEIFPNTKVMKDFEVVDVPFQEEEKS; this is encoded by the coding sequence ATGGAACTAGAATTTTTAGGTACAGGCGCAGGGGTTCCTGCTAAACATCGAAATGTCTCAAGTATCGCATTGAAACTTTTGGACGAGCGAAATGAGGTTTGGTTGTTTGATTGTGGGGAAGGCACGCAAATGCAGATTCTACGAACAAATATCCGTCCAAGAAAAATAGAAAAAATATTTATCACTCATCTTCATGGGGATCATATTTTTGGTTTGCCAGGTTTAATCAGTAGTCGCTCTTTTCAGGGTGGCGAAACACCATTAGAAATCTATGGCCCTAAAGGAACGGAAGCATTTGTACGCAATGCGCTGACGATTTCTCAAACAAAACTAGGTTATCCCCTTGTTTTTATTGATTTATCAGAAGATCAAGCTATTTTTGAAGACGCACACTTTTCTGTGTATGCAAAAAAATTAAGCCATGGTATCGATAGCTACGGATATCGGATCGTTGAGCATGATCACAAAGGCGAATTACAAGTGGATAAGCTTAAAGAACTGAATATTCCAGCTGGCCCCATTTATGGAAAACTAAAAAAAGGGGAGACGGTCCAATTAGATAACGGACAGCTCATCAATGGACGTGATTTTGTCGGTCCAGATAAAAAAGGCCGAATCGTGACCATTTTAGGAGACACTCGAAAAACGACCAATTCTGTTATATTAGCAAAAAATGCAGATGTCTTGGTGCATGAAAGTACGTTCAATAAAAACGAGGCAAGAATGGCCCATAACTATTTCCATTCGACGACTCATCAAGCCGCAGAAGTGGCGAAAGAAGCAAATGTCCAAAGATTATTACTGACCCATATCAGTGCGAGATATCTAGGAAAAGCAACACAAGAACTTGAACAAGAAGCACAAGAAATCTTTCCAAATACAAAAGTCATGAAAGATTTTGAGGTTGTGGACGTTCCGTTTCAAGAGGAGGAAAAAAGTTGA
- a CDS encoding LapA family protein, whose translation MKKQGSVIVGFLLVLVIVVFAVLNNQNVPVSFGFASFNAPLILVIIGSALIGALIVFLTAFTTLWQQKKQLKQLTKELAENQADIQKKIEEATEEQQRQFRNERAELEAAYQAELQAKQIQIEQMQTPSESPSQTPKQSVNYFD comes from the coding sequence ATGAAAAAGCAAGGTAGTGTGATCGTTGGTTTTTTACTTGTACTTGTCATTGTCGTGTTCGCTGTGTTGAACAATCAAAATGTTCCTGTAAGCTTTGGATTTGCTTCTTTTAATGCGCCATTGATTCTAGTGATCATTGGTTCAGCATTGATTGGTGCATTGATTGTATTTTTAACAGCCTTTACGACACTGTGGCAACAGAAGAAACAATTGAAACAACTAACAAAAGAATTAGCAGAGAACCAAGCAGATATCCAAAAGAAAATCGAAGAGGCGACAGAAGAACAACAAAGACAATTTCGTAATGAACGTGCGGAACTTGAAGCGGCCTATCAAGCAGAATTACAAGCAAAGCAAATACAGATCGAACAAATGCAAACACCTTCTGAATCACCTTCTCAAACACCAAAGCAAAGTGTCAATTACTTTGATTGA
- a CDS encoding peptidylprolyl isomerase, with amino-acid sequence MKHKKLFLTMSMAATLLFAAGCTSNGSDTASSSTKESTEKTTETSTVESIDLNSLELPQLNTEVADNEDLVEMVTTKGTIKIKLFPELAPKAVENFMTHAKDGYYDGVTFHRVIQDFMIQGGDPDGNGTGGESIWGEGFETEISNQLYNIRGALSMARTQDPNSNGSQFFIVQNSHDMHDGLLKDDYPQAIIDAYKNGGYPSLDGEYTVFGQVVEGMDVVDAIAAVETDSSDKPTEDVKIEKINILQEAK; translated from the coding sequence ATGAAACACAAAAAATTATTTTTAACTATGAGTATGGCTGCAACGCTATTATTTGCAGCTGGTTGTACGTCGAACGGTTCAGATACCGCCTCTTCAAGCACGAAAGAATCAACAGAAAAAACAACAGAGACTAGCACTGTAGAAAGTATTGATTTAAATTCTTTAGAGTTACCTCAATTGAATACAGAAGTCGCTGATAACGAAGATCTAGTTGAAATGGTCACAACTAAAGGAACGATCAAGATCAAACTATTCCCAGAGCTTGCACCAAAAGCTGTGGAGAACTTTATGACTCATGCCAAAGATGGCTACTACGATGGCGTCACTTTCCATCGTGTCATCCAAGACTTTATGATCCAAGGTGGCGATCCTGATGGGAACGGAACTGGTGGAGAAAGTATTTGGGGAGAAGGTTTTGAAACGGAGATCTCAAACCAACTTTATAACATCCGCGGCGCCCTTTCAATGGCTCGTACACAAGACCCGAATAGTAATGGTAGCCAATTCTTCATCGTACAAAACTCTCATGATATGCATGATGGTTTATTGAAAGATGATTACCCACAAGCCATTATTGACGCCTATAAAAACGGCGGCTACCCTAGTTTAGATGGTGAATATACGGTCTTTGGTCAAGTCGTTGAAGGAATGGACGTTGTTGATGCGATTGCTGCTGTCGAAACAGATAGCTCAGATAAGCCAACAGAAGATGTGAAGATCGAAAAAATCAACATCTTACAGGAAGCAAAATAA
- a CDS encoding DUF1269 domain-containing protein, with the protein MSKRVIILNFELESQAYQAFSEIKKLHMTRAIKGEQMAVISHQSNGAHQFKIEDFLDFTGNNKSSKGGLIGMLVGVLGGPLGILLGWFAGGMIGASQDAKEIKDAQTVFDFVGNKIGEGATGLILIAEEEDNRPLNQLVMMELGGEITRLDYEEVEQDVQDATEVEKHAKETAQKNWDEKHKKPTDSSEDATPSE; encoded by the coding sequence ATGAGCAAACGAGTGATCATATTGAATTTTGAGTTAGAAAGTCAAGCTTACCAAGCATTTTCCGAAATCAAGAAGCTTCACATGACGAGAGCGATCAAAGGCGAACAAATGGCGGTCATCAGCCATCAGTCTAATGGCGCCCATCAATTCAAAATCGAAGACTTCTTAGATTTTACTGGGAACAATAAATCCTCTAAAGGTGGTCTGATCGGAATGCTAGTTGGCGTTTTAGGTGGCCCATTAGGGATCTTGCTAGGATGGTTTGCGGGTGGAATGATTGGTGCGAGCCAAGATGCCAAAGAAATCAAAGATGCACAAACGGTGTTTGATTTTGTCGGGAATAAGATCGGCGAAGGCGCAACAGGTCTGATCTTGATCGCAGAAGAAGAGGACAACCGCCCATTGAACCAACTTGTGATGATGGAATTAGGTGGAGAAATCACTCGATTGGATTATGAAGAAGTAGAACAAGATGTTCAAGATGCTACTGAGGTAGAAAAACATGCAAAAGAAACAGCGCAGAAAAATTGGGATGAAAAGCACAAAAAACCAACCGATAGCTCAGAGGATGCTACACCTTCTGAATAA